A region of Clarias gariepinus isolate MV-2021 ecotype Netherlands chromosome 25, CGAR_prim_01v2, whole genome shotgun sequence DNA encodes the following proteins:
- the LOC128512805 gene encoding serine/threonine-protein kinase pim-1-like: MILREHKRSDKPLQQTRYYLKIAQRNTNCGRQLRDKVADSRDQRKGCQKKVQPKPQKRVKKRSINLEEENNPPRKRPKRQRTKAKSQPSNSPNQSAKECLDDVYEEGNLLGGGSFGQVFAGLRKADGLPVAIKYVSKQKLDEQLDMTGCGSVPIEVALMIIANKGPSCSKILQMLDWYDEPEQYIMILERPDPCKDLDEFCKEHGGSLPETLACNILLQLIDALKHCKRRAILHRDVKPENILIQTDTLEIKLFDFGCGDLIKDSYDYFGGTLLYTPPEWFTQEQYLAGPGTIWSVGVTLYRLVCGSLPFNSRRDIKKSHLFFTKTLSEECTNLIRWCLSPKAADRPTLEMVEAHDWFHQPGLALKLDRKQGRLH, translated from the exons ATGATCCTGCGCGAGCATAAAAGATCAG ATAAACCATTACAACAGACACGCTACTATCTAAAAATTGCCCAAAGGAATACCAACTGTGGCCGTCAGCTGAGGGACAAGGTTGCAGACAGCAGAGATCAGAGAAAGGGGTGTCAGAAGAAAGTCCAGCCTAAGCCACAAAAAAGGGTCAAAAAGAGGTCCATTAATCTGGAAGAAGAAAACAATCCTCCGCGGAAAAGACCAAAACGACAGAGAACTAAAGCGAAATCTCAACCCTCCAATTCACCTAATCAATCTGCTAAAG aaTGTCTAGACGATGTGTATGAGGAGGGCAACCTGCTGGGTGGAGGATCATTTGGACAAGTGTTTGCTGGGTTACGCAAAGCAGATGGATTGCCG GTCGCAATCAAATATGTCTCCAAACAGAAATTAGATGAACAACTGGACATG ACAGGATGTGGTTCGGTGCCTATTGAGGTAGCCTTGATGATCATTGCAAACAAAGGACCATCCTGTTCAAAAATACTGCAGATGCTGGATTGGTATGATGAACCAGAACAGTACATCATGATCCTGGAACGTCCTGACCCATGCAAGGACCTGGATGAGTTCTGCAAGGAGCATGGTGGATCCCTGCCTGAGACTCTGGCTTGTAATATATTGTTACAGTTAATAGATGCGCTGAAGCATTGTAAGAGGCGTGCTATACTGCATCGTGATGTCAAGCCAGAAAACATTCTGATTCAGACAGACACTCTTGAAATCAAGTTGTTTGACTTTGGTTGTGGAGACCTCATTAAAGACTCTTATGACTACTTTGGAG GCACACTTCTATATACCCCACCTGAGTGGTTTACACAGGAGCAGTATCTGGCAGGGCCAGGTACCATCTGGTCTGTGGGCGTGACGCTGTACAGGCTGGTGTGTGGCTCTCTGCCTTTTAATAGCAGgagagacataaaaaaaagtcatctgttCTTCACCAAAACTCTGTCTGAGG AGTGCACCAATCTGATTCGGTGGTGTCTGAGTCCGAAAGCAGCAGATCGTCCCACATTGGAGATGGTAGAGGCTCATGATTGGTTTCACCAACCAG GATTGGCACTAAAACTGGACAGGAAGCAGGGAAGGCTGCACTga